The nucleotide sequence GTTCAGTTATATGACTTGTATATCTGCTAATCTCCCATGGAAATAAGCCAACAACTGAAATCAATGCGGATAAGACAACAAGAATTTTttaacatttatatatatatatattttaaagtCAGGCACACAAGCACGTTCATCGAACAAATCCACAAGCACATCACTGAAAGTAGTCTAACCTGTCCTGTGACTTAAGGATGCGTGGTGTTGATCTGTTTTTGTGATACGGAAGTCTTGAAGGAATAGATGTATGGAGCAATGATATTACATGAGGCCTTTCTCAAATGAATGACTGAACTCTATGATCTAAACCTTTATTTGACTTCAGCATTATATTTAGGAAAGCACCTGTACTTCAGCACCACCAATCATATGACCATTATATTTTCAGAATAATGTTCATGTTTCAGCAGAAATATATTGGGATTGGTTGTTTTACCTCTGTATTCAAGTAGCACACACTCACTCCGTCTGAAATTACTTGCGTATGACCATTATATACTCTAATGTTTCAGCAGAAGGATCCATTTTTAACAAGTATATTTCCATACGGATGGAGTACTTAAGACCTAAACCAATTAATCTCACAGAGTTTAGAGATCAAACAAACCCAACATTATGATTTATTCTATATGTTCTTAGATAGGAGACCTCTAAAATCAAGTCATCGAAGTAGTGGTTCTGAGATATCAAAGTTTCCAATACAATGGTCAATTCAAGGAGGGCGGCGGGGAACGGAAGAAAGTAACACGCACGAACAGTACAGACCCAAATCGGGAGAAATAATCCATGGGGATACGAGGAACAGGCTGACAAGTCTTGCCAGGTTCTGATACCCTTCAAGTGTTTCTAAATTTATTCGTCCATTTCATATGCAACTGAAAGGTGAATGGAAACAGCCAGCTGAAGAGGTATATCACCAGGCACCTTTAGACCTCGTTTGGTACGCGAGGTTGGAGGGGATTTCAGAAGAGAATCCACGAGGGGCCCAGAAACCTCTACAATCCACCCGGCGGGCTGTTTGGTATGCGAGGTTTCGCTGGCCCAATCCATCCGATCCCCCTTCGATTCCCCTCGACCCACGCGGTTCAGAAGGCACGAGGAGGCCCTCGCGGAATTGGAGCCACGCGCGAGACCGGAGCCTAGTCCTCGCGCCGCCGTCGGCAGCagcctcctcctcgacgcgcccCATCGGCCGCAGCCTCCTCCTCGAGCCGCCGTCGTCCGAACGGGACGGGCAAAGCAACGCcctcgctgccccgccgccccgcaaaaaaaagagagaggagtCGCCCCGCCGCCGGATCTTCACCACCCCGCCGACGCCAGAGCGTCAACGTCCTTCGTCGGTTATTCCCGATGTGATTCCTATCCTCCACCTCTCCATCCCCTCCCCTGCAAACCCTAGAGCTGGCTCTTCTTGCTCCTCGTCCGACACCCAGCGGCCATGGCTCGATTTGAATAGTTCGTTGCATCCATCGATGAGACTGCCTGCCTCCATGGCCATCCCTTTCCTCTCCTGAAAATCATTGGAACCCGGCTCTTGTGAGAACCAGTACCTTGATTTGAATTTTGATAGAAGTGTGGGTTTTCATGCTGACAGAAATTAAAGTGTTTCTGGATGAGCTTTTACATTGACAGTAAATCAAGGCACCTAGATTGCACATGAACAATGTTCAGTTTTGTCTGTCTAGAAGCAAGGTCCCCGGATGACAGTAAATAATTAGAGTGTGGTTTGTTACGAAGAATTGTTGCAAGATTAGATTTTTAACTGTTTTACACCATTTTAATTCAGTATGGAAATCCATCCCTGTCAAAGTGTTTTGTACGAAGGGGATGTGTGGTTTGAGGAGGATTTGAGGTTTGAAATCCCCTCCTCACCAAACCTCTCAAATCCACTCCTACCAAACAAGGCCTTAAGGCACCCAAGAACAAAAAAAAAGGCATATATAGAACTAAATTGGGGAAACATTGCATCAAAAAAAAAACATAAACGGTATTGGCACGATTACAATAATTATAATAATGACGATGGTTCAAATACATTACTATTTTTAACAGAAAATAGATAGAAGATGCGACTTAAGCTAGGTTGTCATTAGGTTTATAGACAACTCGGCATCTAACATGGTAGCTATTACAATGAACTACGGTGGACTGCAGCATCTCCACCCAGATAAGACATCTTCCAAACCAGCAGAAAACAGTTTCTCTGCGATAAAGCAGTAAGCTAAGCTCGGTCACTTGTCCAGTATTGTGCTCGTGATCAGAGACACAACAAGTTCCGGCTTCTTCAATTGAGCAGCAGCCATGCCATGATACAAACACCATCGTTGGACCATCTACAGCAGGGACCAACACCCAAGATCCATCAAGAGCCGCATCAGACAATGATGGGCAACCAAACCAGAAACGGCAGCATCATTCAGCACCAATGACCACAAAGATAACAGCATCATTCAGCAGTCTGGAAACAGAAGGCATGTCATCAAAAGTGCTTGGCATTGGCTGCATTGGTGGAAGAGATCCACTTGCTTCGAAAGTTGATTGAGTAGCACCAACACCGTAGTGACTGCCATTAGTTGATTGATCAAGTGGGTACTGCAAAAACTGATTGTTTGGCACAGACAAATCATAGGAGAAGCTTCCACCAGGCAGATCATAGGAAAAGGTTTCACCAGAAAAATCATAGGAGAAGGTTTCCCCAGGAGCAAGCAGATCATCCAGCCCTATATAATCATCATCCATAGCAAGTGCAGAGTTTGTTTGCTGCAAATTGTTTTCAATAACATCGCCATTGCTAGCAGGGAAATTTACAGCAGACATATCTCCTGACTGGGTAAGTCCTGCCAATTGGTCATAGAGCTCAGCACTATTTATCTCAAAAGCTTGAGCCTCAAGCTCAGACATTGGAGGGAGACCAGAATTCTGTAAGATGTATAAAGGTTAGTAAATAATTTGTAATTCCTTGGGTACAAGCAAACAGACCATGTTAAGCAAGAAGTCAGCAAGCCAATACCTCTGGAAAAACTACGTCGTGGTTCGGAGAATCATCCAAAAACTTTGTCAGTTCGTCCAACAATATTCCATCAATTTCAGGAGGCACGTCATTGACCTCATCAGAACAGATATTAACATGTTCAGAAAATTGAACAGACTGCTGAGGAGCGGATGGTTCCTGCATAACTATGGCAGTAGCCAAAGCAGAACTTTCAACCTGTGGATCATCTACACCTGAGGACGGTGCAAAAGAGAAGATAGAAGATCCAACATCTAAATTCTCCCATTCATTTTCATCAAAAGGAGCCCCATATTGCTCGCCGATCCTTGGGCCAAGCCCACTCTTTTTAAATATCTTGCAGAGTACATAAGCATCctgaaacaaacaaacaacaaataTATTTAAATAAACTTGCAGAGAATTTGAAAGAAATACTAGGATCACAACTTTCTAACTAAATATAAAGGCAACTTATCACGCACAATTTCAGGCACAAGCAAAAGAGCATGCCTCAAAACATATTCCAGTATGGTAGAATCTTTCATATACTGTACTGAACATATTCAACATAAAGTGAAACAAACAAAAACATTAGATAAGAGTTAGAAGTACCTTGGAGAAACCAGCAGACACCAAAGTTTCATCTTCCATTTTGTATTCATACATCACCCAATCAGTCCTATTGCCTTTGGGTGCCTTGCCTTCATGAAAAATCAATGTTTTCTTCAACCCAACAATGCGAGAGTTCAGCTCAATTGTTCTGTCTTTTCCACTTGTTTTCCAATAACCATTTGGTGTGGCACGGTTCGTCCTAGACCCTTTAGGATATTTTTTGTCACGGGGACAAAAGAAGAACCACTCAAGATCTTTGCTCTGGAGACAGGATTTATCTGCACGGAAACATACAAGGTTGTAACAAAAGTAATAGCTAAACTCAACTAAAGTGGAAGCATTTGAAAAATTCTAGATTAGTTTCCAACTCATTCGGGTGCAATTCTTACATCAAGATAAATCAAAACAATAGAGGAAAATTACCAGGAAGGTCCCAAGGAGCAAATTTGTACAGCTCAACCTCTGAAATAGCTTCAACAAAAAGTTTCTTCCCCATAATCTTCCTTTTCAAGTAGTAAGAAACAAGCTCAACATCAGTTGGATGGAAACGAAAGCCAGGTGGCAGGCAAGCTTGAGCCATCACTGCAGTGGGTCTCTTGTGCTCAGTATCAAGAGAAGAACACAAGAGACACAACAAGAAATGCTTCAGCAGATTATGCAACTAACAATACCAGTAATCAGGGAAATATCAAGTTTGGCCAGAAAGGGATATGCTTTAGCCCTCAAAGGACAGAATTCAGGGCCACAGATCAACCAAACTTAAGGAGAGAGGAGCTCTCAAATGCTTGGAGAACAGACAAGAACCAGAGAAGAGAGCTTCAGAAGATTGCAGTGTGAGCAGAGTAGGACAAGCTCACGTTAAACAACTATTCTGAAGGGAGGATCAAAAGATTGATGAGATTAGACCAGAAGAGAGAATGGTCCAACCGAAAGCTGGAGGAGAAACAACTGATGGGAAACCAGGCTTGGCAAGACTCAAGGAAAGCAGTCCACCAAAGACTCAAGCAACAAATGTTTCTGAACTCAGATGAGAAGTTTGAGTCTTGCCAATTAAACCAACTACCACTGATTCACATGATAGGAAGTATTCACACAAAACTCCAGATGATCCACTTGTATCAAGTGAAGTCCCGGAATTTTATGCAATATATGAACCAGAAGTAGCACGAGAGGAAATAAGGGGATCCCTCGCTGACTTCAAAAGACATGAGTGACTAAGATCAAAAACCTGCAAGACATTAGTAATCATCATCAGAAGGGAAAAACTTAAACAGCAGAAGAATATACAGAATACGTATTGTTCTATGTTTTATCCAGATAAACAAGGTGAATCTTCCCATCCAAATAACTAAAGTCCTAGGAAGCAAAGAAAAGATTGCATATATAGGAAGTGAATTTTACGTTGTTCACAGCTCACAGTGAAATACCACATTAACAAGGTGAATGAATCTAACCTACAACGTGGCTTTGAGGAGGAAATAGAGAGAATTTTAGTATATTTCATAAGCTCTGATGTAACTCAAGAAAAAACTACAGGATCTTTCAACAAAAGGAAAACTGCAAAAAGGATCATACATGACTTAATACAGCACTGCAGTTAGATAACCAAATATCAAGCTACTGTGAGCACCTAATATATTTTCACCAAGATAACATAGCCCAAAATATCAACCTTAACCCAAACCACATTAGTGCAACAGAAATAAAAATATATAATAAGCACATTAGCAGGTAGATGCATCTAACCTACCATCTAATCATAACTTACAGGCTTTGTGGAGCAAATCACTTGAATTTATGATAATTCGTAGGTACAGATGATATTAGTAATCAAACAAAAGTTCCCACAAACGAAAAAACTTCGGGAAGTCTCCTGGAAAACACTGCCTTGGAACAGTTCCGGACCATTAGGTCAACGATCTAAGGGAATCCACCAATCCATCACAAGGCACTCAAAGGAATCGAACCTAAATAAACGCCGAACAATGTAATTCCCGACCAAATCTAAAACTTTCGCGAAGCTGCTACAATATCCAGTCGCATAACCCCAAATCAGCGCGTAGATCGACCGATCGATCGACGACAAACCCTAATCGGCCGGAAGCTTCGACCGACGGAAGACCAGACCAATCCGTGCGGCGATTGCGTTAACAACCACCGCGGAATCGACGGATCGGACGCAGATCGCCCGATTTGACCATCGGATCGACACGAACCACGACTAACGACCGCGCGCTAATCGGCCCCGATCTACCCGGATTTCGCAGAAACTACAAACGCGGTCGATCGATCGAGGGGGTTGGGGGGAGATCGGGAGGGGCGCTTACGAGAAAGAACCGGGGAAGCCAGCAGGACGATGGGGGAGGCCGAGGGGGAGGAGGTGAGCGCCGCCGTCTGGTCAATGGTGGAGGAGATGAGGTGAGGTTTGGGGGGAAGCAATCTCGCGTTGCGGGGTGCGGGGCTCTTTTATACCGAAAAACGCCGGGGGCGTGGTGCTGGGCCGGGACACTGACTGCCTGGGCCCGCCGGTCCGGGAGCGTATTTTTTAATCCCCTGCACTCGTCGTGCGCTTCGCGGAAACTTCCGCTGCACGCGAGGATTGCCAAATATTTCCTGGCCCGAAAGTCCAGCCCGGGCGTTTGACCTGCTTCTCTATTGGCTGTGAGTTTTTTTTAAGAGGGAAAGGGTGAGAATATTTGGGGATGGCGGGGTTAAATGCGTAATTACTTCCATGCTTCGGTAGTTACGATGCGATTTCTGTTGTTTGGTTTCTCTGTCGTGTCACGGAGCCGCACGTTGCTGATGAGTGGGGCCACACCGCTCGGGACGTGCCTGCCGTGACACGTTGGGTCGTTGGACTCTTGGGGAGAAAGGCCAGCAGCACGACGCGAGTTTGAGATGTTCCGGGGTCGTTATCGTGTCAGACCGAGCATCATCCGACGCCACACAAGCAAGGGTGCTCGCCCTTTTCGTTCAGGAACATTCGACTGTTGTTGAGGTTCTCCTCTCTGGTTAATTCCTTTTGAGGATTGTGTTCCTTTTTTGGTCTGGCCGCTCGGTCGGTCCACCGTGATTCCACGAACAAACATATTCACACGGCCCTGTGAACATGTCCTTTCTCCTTTGGGTACTACTCATTCTTCGGCAAGATTACATTCTGCATTGTACGAAGTTTGACCACGATTGGTGTCTTActctttatttttctttctccTACAATAGTAGTACTGGACGCTGACATGGAAGGGCTGGGCCCCGACCAATGTCAAAATGTTTGTGTGACTCGCCAAGCAAGACCGATGTTGGACGCCGGAGAGATTAGCCAAGCGGGTATTGGCTCACCCTCCTCGCTGTGTCCTATGTAGCTAAGACTTTGAGGACATCCACCACCTCCTTGCCGCCTGCGtcttctctttatttttctttctccTACAATAGTAGTACTCCTCTTCCTTTAGTCAAAAGTTGTCCTACTTTTCATCGATAGTCTCGTTTCACCTTCTTCTCTTGCCCTTTGACACCAGTTGATCATAAAAGATGAGAGCAATGTAAGATATATCAAGGTGACATtctcagaaagaaaaaagatatatTGAGGTGACATAATCGCACTGAGCGAATGTTCGGCCTCCACACAGAATGATGCACACAACCAGCGAATGTCTGGCCTTCATATAGCACGATGCACACAACCAGTGATGGAGCTACAACGAAAAGGTTGGGTCGGCCAGAGAGCACGCTTTTTCCATTATGTGTTGTGTTGTGCTATGCTGAAGCGACCGGTGTCTGCTCCTGAGCTCCTCCGCTACATGCGTTTTCCCATGAAGGAGTGCTACGCATGTGAGGCGGATGGGTGTAGTATTGCTCTGTATCGGTGTCGATTATGGGCGTGCGAGGCTGACTAGGCTCGGAATGCTACGGGCTTAATCTTCTTTTTTTGGCTCCAGCCTTAGGTGGGACATGACATGGCCTTGTCGTAACTCCACCATTGCACCCACCTAATGCGTCCAACACAACCAAGAAGAGAGTATCATTTTGCAGGAACGAAAAAGATAACAACCTAAGATATGGTGGGTCATATCTAAAGATTACACCATCACCCATGCTGGAAGAAAACCTCCCCGTCAGTATGCTCCAGTAGGGTAGATGTCACTATAAAAACTACTGATACCCCGTGCGTTGTTGCGGGATATTTGCTTAATCTTTTGGATGTGTGTCTATAACAAAAAACAGGTAATGATTGAACTGAGGAAAAAGGCATGACACCAGTCAAGGCATTGCTCGAGTAAAGTTAAAGAATCATGTTCCATGATGAATTTAAACTTTTAGTAATTAAATGGTATAACTCAAATTTTACACGTAGTAGATTGGGAACTCACAAAATACGTTTACCACAATGTGTTTCTGATAAATTCGTACAAAAATATGCAACAAAAAAAGTTAAAGTAATTTGTAAGTTTCACACCAAAATGTACACCTGCAACGGcggcgaagatctttatcggtcaaaccgcataacaacatacgttgttccctttgtcatcggtatgttacttgcccgagattcgatcgtcggtatccaatacctagttcaatctcgttaccgctcgttccgtaatacatcatctcacaactaactcattagttgcaatgcttgcaaggcttaagtgatgtgcattaccgagag is from Triticum aestivum cultivar Chinese Spring chromosome 1B, IWGSC CS RefSeq v2.1, whole genome shotgun sequence and encodes:
- the LOC123134164 gene encoding NAC domain-containing protein 13; the encoded protein is MAQACLPPGFRFHPTDVELVSYYLKRKIMGKKLFVEAISEVELYKFAPWDLPDKSCLQSKDLEWFFFCPRDKKYPKGSRTNRATPNGYWKTSGKDRTIELNSRIVGLKKTLIFHEGKAPKGNRTDWVMYEYKMEDETLVSAGFSKDAYVLCKIFKKSGLGPRIGEQYGAPFDENEWENLDVGSSIFSFAPSSGVDDPQVESSALATAIVMQEPSAPQQSVQFSEHVNICSDEVNDVPPEIDGILLDELTKFLDDSPNHDVVFPENSGLPPMSELEAQAFEINSAELYDQLAGLTQSGDMSAVNFPASNGDVIENNLQQTNSALAMDDDYIGLDDLLAPGETFSYDFSGETFSYDLPGGSFSYDLSVPNNQFLQYPLDQSTNGSHYGVGATQSTFEASGSLPPMQPMPSTFDDMPSVSRLLNDAVIFVVIGAE